atcatgCGGAGGAGAAGGAAAGGCTTCTGCTTCATCAACTACCGAATAATTTGCAGACTCTGGCGTCCCTTCATCACCTGCATTAGCCAAGTATTGTGaacctttgacaaaaaaaaaaaaaaagcttctcGCAGTGACTAAGGAACATGAGGAGAAAGCTATTACCAGCAATTTCATTCGTGCTGTTCATCCATTGGTCCACCAGCTCTTTCCACTCTCTGAGCATCCCATACATAAACACACACAATACTTATATTCAGGGGACCAGAAAGTAGGAAAGATAAAATGTGCTAAGTAATTCAACTAGCACAAGAGCAGCTCCCTAATGATCAAACAATGCCTATCTCGGATTGAGGAAGCTGGTTTGCATCCGAATATAAAATACTGAGTTGATTCTCTTTTACCAAAGCTTAATGCACATCACAAAAGAAAGATTGAACTCATACGCGAAGAGAGCCTTTGCAAGTTCCCGAATCTTATCAGAACCATGTCTCCGCAAGCCATTAACAGCCTTTCCAATTTCAGTACCCTGCAAGAACGCAAATGCTTCAATCAAAACTCAGCATATTCGAATATACATTACCAAAAATCAGCACCAGAAACAAACCTTGAGAAGGTCCACGCTCAGAGACATGGACTCAAGCTTCCTCAGGGAATGGAATAACGCAGAGTTTGACTGCAAAAAACTCAACACAAAAAATATCAGAATCATTCCTCCAAAAACAAACTCTAATTGTTAATTCAAACAAAGAGATCACAACCTCATCTTCTTTATTCAACAAGATGTCTCTGATCCTCACGACCTCATCAACAACAATCTCGTTATCGTTCACtttcttctcatcttcttcGCCACCGCCGGCTCCACCAGAATCATCCCTACCGCCGGAGCCTCCAACCGTCTCATGGTTATCCTCGCGGCCACATCCGATGCAGCTGCGGCTCGCATTACGAGAGAACAGAAGCTGGGCGATTCCGTCTCTCCTGGACTTGAACTCGTCTGGGAAATAAGCGGCGGCGAGGATGATGGCGTGATTGATGATCCCGAAAATATCAGAATCCCCTCGCCGGAAATAGTCTCTCCAGTCATCCAACGAGTCCTGCGATGGTTTCATCTCGTCGCCGATTTCGAAATCCGGTTTTCTCgggaattttttttctaaaaaaaaggtCGAACACGCGTTTCCGATCAGAAGAATCAATGTTGGTGGTGGATTTTCGTAGCGTTTCCTTTTT
This region of Brassica napus cultivar Da-Ae chromosome C5, Da-Ae, whole genome shotgun sequence genomic DNA includes:
- the LOC106454263 gene encoding probable mediator of RNA polymerase II transcription subunit 26a; this translates as MKPSQDSLDDWRDYFRRGDSDIFGIINHAIILAAAYFPDEFKSRRDGIAQLLFSRNASRSCIGCGREDNHETVGGSGGRDDSGGAGGGEEDEKKVNDNEIVVDEVVRIRDILLNKEDESNSALFHSLRKLESMSLSVDLLKGTEIGKAVNGLRRHGSDKIRELAKALFAEWKELVDQWMNSTNEIAGDEGTPESANYSVVDEAEAFPSPPHDLDFLAPEPTGFELSQILDGLDCDGNPRHSVEPKRKSMRRPEGTREPNLVGRYNNNQQTRREEVDARPMKHSATVFDEPRRQPKQTREQMVHPIQRKPIVIPEQKRNSQQDKLKAMDPDAKFEFAKRKLQESYQQHDKAKRQRTIQVLETIPKQGKVQKPQFKRPMRR